In Streptomyces sp. TS71-3, the following proteins share a genomic window:
- a CDS encoding carbohydrate ABC transporter permease has translation MTSATTPLPRPAAIAGRRRRPAPGRVLAWAYLVVVLAVTVFPFYWILRTALSNNLQLPSSPSSLLPVDFTWGAFERALGLASRAQAQAQGGSGASLDTPLYLRNSIIYATVQTVLVVSCSAAAAYAFARLRWRGRDAVFNVLLSALMVPTILTLLPNFVFIRDVHQLNGFTGLILPGAFFSAFNVFFLRQFMLGLSRETEEAAIMDGAGRLRIFFRITLPMSAAPIATLSLLTFINTWNEYFWPLLVSNNDHARPLTLALGVFKQSSPQAAPDWAGLMAATLIAALPMLALFMAFGRRIVDSIGFTGIK, from the coding sequence ATGACCTCCGCCACCACACCCCTGCCGCGCCCCGCCGCGATAGCCGGCCGCCGGCGGCGCCCCGCCCCGGGCCGCGTGCTCGCCTGGGCGTACCTCGTCGTCGTGCTCGCCGTCACCGTCTTCCCGTTCTACTGGATCCTGCGCACCGCCCTGTCCAACAACCTCCAACTGCCGAGCAGCCCCTCGTCGCTGCTGCCGGTCGACTTCACCTGGGGCGCCTTCGAACGCGCCCTGGGGCTGGCCTCGCGGGCGCAGGCCCAGGCGCAGGGCGGCTCCGGCGCCTCCCTGGACACTCCGCTGTACCTGCGGAACTCGATCATCTACGCGACCGTCCAGACGGTGCTGGTGGTCTCCTGCTCGGCCGCCGCCGCGTACGCCTTCGCGCGGCTGCGCTGGAGGGGTCGCGACGCCGTCTTCAACGTGCTGCTGAGCGCGCTGATGGTGCCGACCATCCTCACGCTGCTGCCGAACTTCGTCTTCATCCGCGACGTCCACCAGCTGAACGGGTTCACCGGCCTGATCCTGCCCGGCGCCTTCTTCTCCGCGTTCAACGTCTTCTTCCTGCGGCAGTTCATGCTCGGGCTGAGCCGCGAGACGGAAGAGGCCGCGATCATGGACGGCGCCGGCCGGCTGCGGATCTTCTTCAGGATCACGCTGCCGATGTCGGCGGCGCCGATCGCGACGCTGTCGCTGCTGACGTTCATCAACACCTGGAACGAGTACTTCTGGCCGCTGCTCGTCAGCAACAACGACCACGCCCGGCCCCTCACGCTGGCCCTCGGCGTGTTCAAGCAGTCCTCCCCGCAGGCCGCGCCCGACTGGGCCGGCCTGATGGCGGCGACGCTGATCGCGGCGCTGCCGATGCTGGCCCTCTTCATGGCGTTCGGCCGGCGCATCGTCGATTCCATCGGTTTCACCGGCATCAAATAG
- a CDS encoding glycoside hydrolase family 2 protein, which yields MSTQNHTGPIKHAVPLAGGKHVVPLADGWTLRHGAEALPAQVPGCVHTDLLAADRIPDPFIGQNELLVEWVARSDWQYDLAVPAQESPHERTDLVFDGLDTVAEIRLGDRLIGRTENMHRGYRFDVTGRLDAGAALCVRFTSAHSAAEAARERLGARLEAYPKPPSVLRKMACSFGWDWGPSLPTAGIWRPVRLEHWSTARLARVRPLVTVDGSAGRVEVRLDVERTSSATGAPLRALVQVGGEHTAEVAFDGDTAVAVVDVPSVDLWWPRGYGEQPLYDCGVTLLDDRGVALDTWSRRIGFRTALLDTSADEHGTAFTFAVNGERVFARGVNWIPDDVFPSRLTPERYRDRLTQAARAGVDLVRVWGGGIYESDDFYDVCDELGLMVWQDFLFACAPYPEQQPLRSEVEAEARENVARLMPHPSLVLWCGNNENLWVYRLWDWEEQLAGDTWGEGYYLALLPRVVAETDPTRPYWAGSPWSGSWDHEPDDPAHGCTHLWEVWNQTDYTDYLDSAPRFVAEFGWQAPPAYATLRRALPGEEPASDSPGMLHHQKAEDGNGKLERGLARHFEVPHDDFDRWHYLMQVNQVRAVATGVEHWRSHWPTCAGAVVWQLNDCWPVTSWAAVDGDGRLKPLWHELRRLYADRLLTVQVREGRPVVCAVNQSGRDWEPRVRLRRLSADGALIADEELTVPAAARTVGVAPLPAATVPDAASGAEYLVADAEGLRAVHFPVRDLAFAYPEPRYDVELVEADATYAEDTAEGAAVVVVRAHTLLRDLLLQADRLAPTAAADRGVLTLLPGESAVIRVTGWPAPDAEAVRAALFTVGEAAEPASRG from the coding sequence ATGAGCACGCAGAACCACACCGGACCCATAAAGCACGCCGTCCCGCTCGCCGGCGGGAAGCACGTCGTCCCGCTCGCCGACGGATGGACGCTGCGCCACGGAGCAGAGGCCCTGCCGGCGCAGGTCCCCGGATGCGTCCACACCGACCTGCTGGCCGCGGACCGGATACCGGACCCGTTCATCGGGCAGAACGAGCTGCTGGTGGAGTGGGTCGCGCGGTCCGACTGGCAGTACGACCTGGCCGTGCCGGCCCAGGAGAGCCCGCACGAGCGCACCGACCTGGTCTTCGACGGGCTCGACACGGTCGCCGAGATCCGCCTCGGCGACCGCCTGATCGGCCGGACGGAGAACATGCACCGCGGGTACCGGTTCGACGTGACCGGGCGCCTGGACGCCGGCGCCGCGCTCTGCGTGCGCTTCACCTCCGCCCACTCCGCGGCCGAGGCCGCGCGCGAACGGCTCGGTGCCCGGCTGGAGGCGTATCCGAAGCCGCCGTCCGTGCTGCGGAAGATGGCCTGCTCGTTCGGCTGGGACTGGGGCCCGTCCCTGCCCACCGCCGGCATCTGGCGCCCGGTGCGCCTGGAGCACTGGTCGACCGCCCGGCTGGCACGGGTGCGGCCCCTCGTCACGGTGGACGGGTCGGCGGGCCGCGTGGAGGTGCGGCTCGACGTGGAGCGGACCTCCTCGGCCACCGGGGCGCCGCTGAGGGCTCTTGTGCAGGTCGGCGGAGAGCACACCGCGGAGGTCGCCTTCGACGGTGACACGGCGGTGGCGGTGGTCGACGTGCCCTCGGTGGACCTGTGGTGGCCGCGCGGGTACGGCGAGCAGCCGCTGTACGACTGCGGGGTCACGCTCCTCGACGACCGCGGGGTCGCGCTCGACACCTGGTCCCGGCGGATCGGCTTCCGCACGGCCCTGCTGGACACCTCCGCCGACGAGCACGGCACCGCGTTCACGTTCGCCGTCAACGGCGAGCGCGTCTTCGCCCGCGGCGTCAACTGGATCCCCGACGACGTCTTCCCGTCCCGTCTCACCCCGGAGCGCTACCGCGACCGGCTCACGCAGGCCGCTCGGGCCGGGGTGGACCTGGTGCGGGTGTGGGGCGGCGGCATCTACGAGAGCGACGACTTCTACGACGTCTGCGACGAGCTCGGCCTGATGGTGTGGCAGGACTTCCTCTTCGCCTGTGCGCCCTATCCCGAGCAGCAGCCGCTGCGCTCCGAGGTGGAGGCCGAGGCGCGCGAGAACGTCGCCCGTCTCATGCCGCATCCGAGCCTGGTGCTGTGGTGCGGCAACAACGAGAACCTGTGGGTCTACCGCCTCTGGGACTGGGAGGAGCAACTCGCCGGCGACACCTGGGGAGAGGGCTACTACCTGGCCCTGCTCCCCCGCGTCGTCGCCGAGACCGACCCGACCCGCCCCTACTGGGCCGGCAGCCCGTGGTCCGGCTCCTGGGACCACGAGCCCGACGACCCGGCGCACGGCTGCACCCACCTGTGGGAGGTGTGGAACCAGACCGACTACACCGACTACCTGGACAGCGCCCCGAGGTTCGTGGCGGAGTTCGGCTGGCAGGCCCCGCCCGCGTACGCGACGCTGCGCCGTGCCCTGCCCGGTGAGGAGCCGGCTTCCGACTCGCCGGGGATGCTGCACCACCAGAAGGCGGAGGACGGCAACGGCAAGCTGGAGCGCGGCCTCGCCCGCCACTTCGAGGTGCCCCACGACGACTTCGACCGCTGGCACTACCTCATGCAGGTGAACCAGGTCCGTGCGGTGGCCACCGGCGTGGAGCACTGGCGCTCCCACTGGCCGACGTGTGCCGGAGCCGTCGTCTGGCAGCTCAACGACTGCTGGCCGGTGACCTCGTGGGCCGCCGTCGACGGCGACGGCCGGCTCAAGCCGCTCTGGCACGAGCTGCGCCGGCTGTACGCGGACCGGTTGCTGACGGTGCAGGTACGCGAGGGGCGCCCGGTGGTGTGCGCCGTCAACCAGTCCGGGCGGGACTGGGAGCCGCGGGTGCGCCTGCGGCGCCTCTCCGCGGACGGGGCGCTGATCGCCGACGAGGAGCTGACGGTGCCGGCCGCGGCCCGCACCGTCGGCGTGGCGCCGCTCCCCGCGGCCACCGTCCCGGACGCCGCGTCAGGCGCCGAGTACCTGGTGGCCGACGCCGAAGGGCTGCGCGCCGTCCACTTCCCCGTACGGGACCTGGCGTTCGCCTACCCGGAGCCCCGCTACGACGTCGAGCTGGTGGAGGCCGACGCGACGTACGCGGAGGACACGGCGGAGGGCGCTGCCGTCGTGGTCGTGCGGGCGCACACCCTGCTGCGGGACCTGCTGCTCCAGGCCGACCGGCTGGCGCCCACGGCCGCGGCCGATCGCGGCGTGCTGACCCTGCTGCCCGGCGAGAGCGCCGTGATCAGGGTGACGGGCTGGCCGGCGCCGGATGCCGAGGCGGTGCGGGCGGCGCTGTTCACGGTGGGCGAGGCGGCGGAGCCTGCCTCTCGGGGCTGA
- a CDS encoding sugar ABC transporter substrate-binding protein, translated as MTTRLRRRLAAAAAAFACTAVASGCGAGAGSGGGTTVNWWTWDDKQAVAYQECADAFEKQHPGVTVKITQYDSTDYFTKLLSGFVADTAPDAFMNSVQYLQQYASLKQLMPLDPLIRKSGFDMSRFSVGVNDWKYSDGQQYGLPMDWASAAMYYNEDMLRKAGYTPADVEHLTWNPKDGGTFEKLVAHLTVDRRGVRGDQAGFDKRHVAVYGIGAMGPLGQDFNGLTTWRPFASSLGWRIGNTGNWPTEFTYDDPRFVATMNYFRRLTDKGFAPTAGQFTSAGNAPSGSQLLGSRKIAVYEGGSWEAGTLLKLPGTKVGVGPLVQGPTGRRAEVSNANGNTIWSGTRHPELTWEWVSYMGSAACQTPASRTGTFLPSIPSAVNSSVRAMAGQGVDLSVFQAQEQGGQLLPNIPYANGTALQGSLLPLLQQFFAHDRDDDVFPQMAKESRKLLTAQQ; from the coding sequence ATGACGACACGGCTCCGCCGCCGGCTGGCCGCCGCAGCAGCAGCCTTCGCCTGTACGGCGGTGGCGAGCGGCTGCGGTGCCGGCGCCGGCTCGGGCGGCGGCACCACCGTCAACTGGTGGACCTGGGACGACAAGCAGGCCGTGGCGTACCAGGAGTGCGCGGACGCCTTCGAGAAGCAGCACCCGGGTGTCACGGTGAAGATCACGCAGTACGACTCCACGGACTACTTCACCAAGCTGCTCTCCGGCTTCGTCGCCGACACGGCACCGGACGCGTTCATGAACAGCGTCCAGTACCTCCAGCAGTACGCGTCCCTGAAGCAGCTCATGCCGCTCGACCCGTTGATCAGGAAGTCCGGGTTCGACATGAGCAGGTTCTCCGTCGGCGTGAACGACTGGAAGTACAGCGACGGGCAGCAGTACGGGCTGCCGATGGACTGGGCGTCCGCGGCCATGTACTACAACGAGGACATGCTCAGGAAGGCGGGTTACACACCCGCCGACGTCGAGCACCTCACCTGGAACCCGAAGGACGGCGGCACCTTCGAGAAGCTGGTCGCCCACCTCACCGTCGACCGGCGCGGGGTCCGCGGCGATCAGGCCGGCTTCGACAAGCGGCACGTCGCCGTGTACGGGATCGGCGCCATGGGGCCGCTCGGGCAGGACTTCAACGGGCTCACCACCTGGCGTCCGTTCGCGTCGTCGCTGGGGTGGCGGATCGGCAACACCGGGAACTGGCCGACCGAGTTCACGTACGACGATCCGCGCTTCGTGGCGACCATGAACTACTTCCGGCGGCTGACCGACAAGGGGTTCGCGCCCACCGCGGGCCAGTTCACCTCCGCGGGGAACGCGCCGAGCGGGTCGCAGCTCCTCGGCTCCCGGAAGATCGCGGTCTACGAGGGCGGTTCCTGGGAGGCGGGGACCCTCCTGAAGCTGCCGGGCACCAAGGTCGGGGTCGGGCCGCTCGTGCAGGGTCCCACCGGCCGGCGCGCGGAGGTCAGCAACGCCAACGGCAACACCATCTGGTCCGGTACCAGACACCCCGAGCTCACCTGGGAGTGGGTCTCCTACATGGGATCCGCCGCGTGCCAGACCCCGGCGTCCCGCACCGGCACCTTCCTGCCGTCCATCCCGTCCGCGGTGAACTCTTCGGTACGGGCGATGGCCGGGCAGGGCGTCGACCTGTCGGTCTTCCAGGCCCAGGAACAGGGCGGGCAGCTCCTCCCGAACATCCCCTACGCCAACGGAACCGCCCTGCAGGGCAGCCTTCTCCCGCTGCTCCAGCAGTTCTTCGCGCACGACCGGGACGACGACGTCTTCCCCCAGATGGCGAAGGAGAGCCGGAAACTCCTCACGGCACAGCAGTAG